A segment of the Psilocybe cubensis strain MGC-MH-2018 chromosome 5, whole genome shotgun sequence genome:
AAGCACGGGAATCAACAGAGATAGCAGTTATCCCCCGTAGTTTCTGATTCTGTGAGATTGAAGTCTAATGCCTCAGACAGTTCCTGAGAATTGGCACACCAGTTTGGGGCAGCCAGGCGCGCGATAGGACACCGAGGAACAAGCCTCCTCTATGTCCATCTCGAGTGATGCGAAGCGCAGAATGGGGAGAAAGCAAAACACGATAACAGAGCACAAAGTTAAACTTAGAATGTTACCCGAGAAAGATGGGGAGTAAAggaaccaaagaaaaaaatggcgTATTAGAGTATGGAGCATGTCAAGCTCTCGGAGTCTCTCACCCTGTTGTCTGTTGTCCTGAGGTTAGTTATTCATGATCCGTTTTAATCTCCGTCAGGGGCTGTACCCAGAAAGATAAAACATCCGGCAGACACCTAAAAATTTTATGATTGGGACGAAGGTTGTGAACACCCACAATAAGATCTGTATTACATTGAATTCCATACGAACAATTCGCATGCCTCGCAAGACATTCCTCGGAAAAGGTTCGCGAAGAAGTGGTCAAAACTCCGTGGATTTGTGATAATCAATGTAATTAGTGACTCGGGCAGTTAAACTGACAAGATATCGGTACTATAACACCCTTTGTCCCTTGGGTGATATCTTGAGTAGATAGTGCAGAACTTCACAAGTTCACATAGACGGCATATTGGTATTCACTGAATTGGGGTTTCGACATCAAAGAAAGCGGTGAAGTCCTTATGATAATGTTTAGTGACTAGTCCTCATGGATCAGGTATAATAGTCGGAGATAGGTTGGAGAAGGAGTTGCGGTATCATATATTTCTGTAAAGAAAATATGGGTGTCCTCCAAGGACGGTATGGTGATAATGATTTCAACCCCTCACGGGCATGACCGATGGACTTGTAAAGCAACGTAACCTTCATGACTGCACTTCGTATAAGTGCTGTGCAACAATGTAATCTGCGACGTCTCCTGTAACCAGTTTACGCCAAAGACTGTCGTGGCCCCATCCCAGGCTTCCAAGGGAACGACGGACCGTCGTCGAGCTGTATTTACTAATTTCATCGCCTAAATCAATGGTGGCAATTTTTCCAGAGTCAATGAATTCTTTGGCAAGAGACATGGTGTCTTCTCCTAATGACTGAGATGCAATGTCTCTCCGTGCGCTTACGATGCGCGAGTTGTCGCCTTCCGGGGCTGGGGATAAGAATTTACGCAGCGACGCCATCATAGCCTCTTCAGAGGAATAATAACGTCGGGAGAACAGGCGTTCGAGAGTATCGTGACCAACCAAGAACGTAAGTTCTATGCCCTCTGGTGTGGGAGTCGGTGGAGGGATTGAAGCAAATCTGTGTTGAAGAAAGGCTAGCAATGCGTCTGACTTTCCTACAAATGTCGGTTCGTCGATGATAGCTATAGCGACATTTGCGTCTTGCAATGGCGTAGGTCGAGTCGATGGTTGCTCAGCGTCTCTCGTCACACTTGACGCAAGCAGGGTCATCATTTCGAGTCGTTGTTCGTATGTCGCGTCCCCTGGTTTGAGAGTCTTGTCTGCGTTCTTGACAGATAGTAGCAAGAGTTTTGCATCGTAGGAAGGAGTTTCCCCGTTTCCATTATTCGTATTCGTGCCTTGAGAACGCCGCGAGTTTGCTAGAGCAAGATGGGCAAGAGTTGGAGGGTTGAATGACGAATCCAGTATTGAAATTCTCAAAGGATGCTTGGCGTCGTATTGGCGTAGTACTTTGGTACGAGGAAGAGGCCATGTTGAATGTGGTATGGAGACCAGCTCCAGAGTAGAGAGTCCTTGCTGGAGCCGCTGAAGAAGCTGGGGTGCTGTACGACGAACGGTGGCCATCATGGCCTCGGCCTGAGAGCTTCCTGCCACTTCATGATCGAAGTCTTCCACCTGCATGCTGTAAGCGAGAGATGACCGATTTTGGTCGCAAACGACGAATACCGTCCAGGCGTCGAATAAGACCCACAAATCGCGTCGACGATGATCAGAGTTGGTGGTGGAGCATTACTGTCAGGGTCGATCCTTGAAGCGGTTTCGGTTCATGGAAATACAAGCGAACTGGcaagataagattagattaTGAATACTTCGGTTACAACCGACGATAATGATCGCCAAAATCCATTTCAAGTTCAATAGCACTCTCTTACTGACTATCCACATCCACCATGTCCATTTCATTGTCCAAAGACGAAGATGGTTTCATCACCCCATGTAAGCCCGAATTGCTGCATATTGACGCGTTTGTAGTGACGTATCAAATATCGAATATCAGCTGTTTCCACTACGCCAGCTTCACCGAAGAAGGATGAGGAGCCTGCAGAAAAACAGAGTAAGTAAGAATGTTCACTAGATTCTTGAACGCCCTGAACACGCAGAATAGAGACCACTAGCGAGCTGTTGACTTCGACCTTCGAAGTTATGGTGCGAAGATCAAATCATGTTGCATCTGGTTACTTAAATACTCAAATCTTACCCCACAGGTCACCCTTGCAGACCAACAGGTTGATCCAAATTCTCCGCTCTACAGCGTAAAATCCTTCGAAGAGCTTGGATTGTTAGTTGCACATTCAATATTCAGCAGAAACCACCATGCTTAACCCAGTTGCGCAGGAAAGAGGAACTTTTGAAAGGTCTTTTGGCTATGGGCTTCGATCAACCATCAAAGATTCAAGAGAGAGCTTTGCCACTACTTCTATCTGATCCGTCAGTCCCATTCTCTCCTTTAGCAGGCAGTTACTGACTTCTGGAAATAAGACCGACAAACATGATCGGTCAATCACAGTCAGGGACAGGCAAGACTGCTGCCTTCGTCCTTACCATGCTCAGTCGTGTAGATTACAATCTACACAAGCCTCAAGTACGTTATCGTAACTGTTGCTGGGTTATATGACATGTCCAATCCTGTCCATAGGCTCTATGCTTGGCTCCATCGCGAGAGCTTGCCCGACAGATCATGTCTGTCGTCACTGCCATGGGCAAATTCACTAGTGTTCAGACGGAATACGCGATCAAAGACAATCTTCCTAAAGATGCTACCAATATCACTGCCCAAATTATCGTTGGTACGCCGGGAACTATGATGGATCTGATGAGGCGGAAGGTGCGCAGTGTCAACGCTTGTTTAGGATTCGTACTTGACCCATTTCTAGGTTCTCGACGTGAGCCATGTCAAAGTGTTCGTGCTCGATGAAGCCGACAACATGCTTGATCAAGACGGATTGGGCGATCAGACACTTCGAGTAAAAAAGTATGCACATTCTACGTAAATACGAATCATCCTTGCTCAGTATTGACTGTATGTGCGCGTTCCAGCTCTCTCCCTAGACGCCAACCCATCCaaatcatcctcttctctgCCACCTTCCCTGACAACGTTCGCGCCTTCGCCTCTAAATTCGCCCCCAACGCCAACAAGATCGAACTGCAGAAAGAAGAACTCAGCGTTGACACCATCAGGCAGTTTTACATGGACTGCAAAAATGAAGAGCATAAATACGACATTCTTGTGTCACTATACCAGCTTCTGACCATTGGCCAGAGTATCATTTTCACACAGGTTCGACATTTGTTTCGTTATTATATTTATGAGAAATTTGTTTATAACATTGCATTCCCTTACCTCATACAGCATCGTCATACTGCAGACAGGATTTCGCAGAGAATGACGGCAGAAGGACATAAGGTAGCATCCTTACACGGCGCCAAAGACGCTTCGGAGCGTGATGCTATTATTGATCGTTTCAGGGAAGGTCGTGACAAAGTGCGTACTCCCCCACAtttttcctctttccacAAATCAAAATTTAATTGCAACTAAAACTGTATCTCTAGGTCCTCATCACCACGAACGTCATCGCCCGAGGAATTGACATCATGCAGGTCAACATGGTCGTCAATTATGATCTTCCACTTATGAACGAGCGCGTCAAAGGGGGTGACGAGCGACCCGATATTGAGACCTATA
Coding sequences within it:
- a CDS encoding Nicotinamide mononucleotide adenylyltransferase, which gives rise to MQVEDFDHEVAGSSQAEAMMATVRRTAPQLLQRLQQGLSTLELVSIPHSTWPLPRTKVLRQYDAKHPLRISILDSSFNPPTLAHLALANSRRSQGTNTNNGNGETPSYDAKLLLLSVKNADKTLKPGDATYEQRLEMMTLLASSVTRDAEQPSTRPTPLQDANVAIAIIDEPTFVGKSDALLAFLQHRFASIPPPTPTPEGIELTFLVGHDTLERLFSRRYYSSEEAMMASLRKFLSPAPEGDNSRIVSARRDIASQSLGEDTMSLAKEFIDSGKIATIDLGDEISKYSSTTVRRSLGSLGWGHDSLWRKLVTGDVADYIVAQHLYEVQS
- a CDS encoding RNA helicase required for poly(A+) mRNA export translates to MSISLSKDEDGFITPSVSTTPASPKKDEEPAEKQKTTSELLTSTFEVMVTLADQQVDPNSPLYSVKSFEELGLKEELLKGLLAMGFDQPSKIQERALPLLLSDPPTNMIGQSQSGTGKTAAFVLTMLSRVDYNLHKPQALCLAPSRELARQIMSVVTAMGKFTSVQTEYAIKDNLPKDATNITAQIIVGTPGTMMDLMRRKVLDVSHVKVFVLDEADNMLDQDGLGDQTLRVKNSLPRRQPIQIILFSATFPDNVRAFASKFAPNANKIELQKEELSVDTIRQFYMDCKNEEHKYDILVSLYQLLTIGQSIIFTQHRHTADRISQRMTAEGHKVASLHGAKDASERDAIIDRFREGRDKVLITTNVIARGIDIMQVNMVVNYDLPLMNERVKGGDERPDIETYIHRIGRTGRFGRRGISINFVHDKKTWLQMEQIEKALGKKIMRIETNDLDEMEAKMKAALK